One Maledivibacter sp. genomic window carries:
- a CDS encoding HPr family phosphocarrier protein, producing MVVKSVHITNETGLHARPASMFVQMASKFQSQITIKHGENSYNAKSIMALLSAGICCGNEVEICAEGNDEEQAASTLVDLIASKFGE from the coding sequence ATGGTTGTTAAAAGTGTCCATATTACCAATGAAACTGGATTACATGCAAGACCAGCATCAATGTTTGTTCAAATGGCAAGTAAATTTCAGTCTCAAATTACAATAAAGCATGGAGAAAATTCCTATAATGCAAAAAGCATAATGGCTTTATTATCAGCAGGAATTTGTTGTGGTAATGAGGTGGAGATATGTGCGGAGGGAAATGATGAAGAACAGGCCGCTAGCACATTGGTAGATTTAATAGCAAGTAAATTTGGAGAATAA
- a CDS encoding bh protein: MNVTKMKADLYCVNCNKNTPHEVIYIGENIEKITCLECDTYLEIDENLVMSNYAMDILQRVSSKPERMSQEIKEDLSRFLCSIPIRVVTKPYRMIKEYKELRGMTGTKRVK, from the coding sequence GTGAATGTTACAAAAATGAAGGCAGATTTATATTGTGTAAATTGTAATAAAAATACTCCCCATGAAGTAATATATATTGGAGAAAACATTGAAAAAATAACTTGTTTAGAATGTGATACATATTTGGAAATTGATGAAAATCTTGTGATGTCTAATTATGCAATGGATATATTGCAAAGGGTATCAAGTAAACCTGAAAGAATGAGCCAAGAGATCAAAGAAGACCTATCGAGGTTCCTATGTTCTATCCCCATTAGAGTGGTAACTAAGCCCTATAGAATGATAAAGGAATATAAAGAATTAAGGGGAATGACTGGAACAAAAAGGGTAAAGTAA
- a CDS encoding lipoate--protein ligase, translating to MIYIKNNSNNPYFNLAFEEYVFNNMHEADEYLLLWQNRPTIVVGKHQNTIEEINMDFIKANSIQVVRRLSGGGAVYHDLGNLNFTFIVKNTESTSFDFKKFTLPVINALKKLGVEAEFNSRNDLAIKGKKFSGNSQYMKKNALLHHGTLLFNSDLEMLVKALNVSNEKIVSKGIKSIRSRVTNIREHLDLDIGMPQFKELLLKYLFEDEEIHEAELSEEQTMEVKKLMEEKYNTWEWNYGESPKFNVKKSQRLEYGKVDAFIDVEKGIIKGCKFHGDFFGSGDLGDIEGKLIGHKYDREEIKNVLSSIDIERYFSKFSIDDILNCVI from the coding sequence GTGATATATATTAAAAACAATTCTAACAATCCTTATTTCAATTTAGCCTTTGAAGAATATGTGTTTAACAATATGCATGAAGCCGATGAATATTTATTGTTGTGGCAAAATCGACCTACAATAGTCGTTGGTAAACACCAAAATACCATAGAAGAAATTAACATGGACTTTATAAAAGCAAATAGCATACAAGTTGTTAGACGTCTTTCAGGTGGCGGAGCTGTATATCATGATTTAGGAAACCTCAACTTTACATTTATTGTTAAAAATACAGAAAGTACTTCCTTTGATTTTAAAAAGTTTACTCTTCCTGTTATAAATGCATTAAAAAAACTAGGGGTAGAGGCTGAATTTAATAGTAGAAATGATTTAGCTATAAAGGGCAAAAAGTTTTCTGGTAATTCTCAATACATGAAAAAGAATGCTCTTCTCCATCATGGCACCCTTCTATTTAATTCGGATCTAGAGATGCTAGTAAAGGCTTTAAATGTTTCTAATGAAAAAATAGTCTCTAAGGGAATTAAATCCATAAGAAGCAGAGTAACAAATATTAGGGAGCATCTGGACTTAGATATAGGTATGCCACAGTTTAAAGAATTGCTTTTGAAATATTTATTTGAGGATGAAGAAATACATGAGGCGGAACTAAGTGAAGAGCAAACCATGGAAGTAAAAAAGCTAATGGAAGAAAAATATAATACCTGGGAATGGAATTATGGAGAATCTCCCAAATTCAATGTGAAGAAATCACAAAGGTTGGAGTATGGAAAAGTGGATGCCTTTATTGATGTGGAAAAAGGGATAATAAAGGGATGTAAATTTCACGGTGATTTTTTTGGCAGTGGCGATTTAGGAGATATTGAGGGGAAACTTATTGGGCACAAATATGATAGAGAAGAAATAAAGAATGTGCTGTCATCCATAGATATTGAACGATACTTTTCAAAATTTTCAATAGATGATATACTAAATTGTGTCATATAA
- a CDS encoding PTS sugar transporter subunit IIB: MAQKKRVLVACGTGIATSVAVANKIKGIFEERGYGDRVEFGTCSVAELHTKAPKYDLVVTTAHNSKELPVKVIMGVAFLIGKGTEPVLKEIIDCLGLEK; this comes from the coding sequence GTGGCTCAGAAGAAAAGAGTATTAGTGGCATGTGGTACTGGAATAGCTACTTCAGTAGCTGTTGCTAACAAGATTAAAGGAATATTTGAAGAAAGAGGTTATGGGGACCGTGTAGAATTTGGAACATGCTCAGTTGCTGAATTACATACGAAGGCACCTAAATATGATTTAGTTGTTACAACAGCTCATAATAGCAAGGAATTGCCTGTTAAAGTAATTATGGGAGTTGCATTTTTGATTGGTAAAGGTACAGAACCTGTTTTAAAGGAAATTATAGATTGTTTGGGGCTGGAAAAATAA
- the lpdA gene encoding dihydrolipoyl dehydrogenase gives MGQFMIMPKLDMSMEEGKLLKWMCKEGDRIEKGDPVFEVETGKVNLEVEAIVEGSILKIYRNEGEVVDVNDPIAFIGQEGEEIPPLDNNAENEVHKEEPKDIEENRINEEASSNQYDLCVIGAGPGGYVATIRAAQLGAKVVVVEKEKLGGTCLNWGCIPTKALVYHADVWNKIKNAENYGFSTKDSSFDWGKIISRKDKAVSTLVDGVNKLFIKNKIKLIKGTAEILDKNKIRINTGAKEDIISTKNIIIATGTESSTVNIPTQGNVKLKDVKEILDLQSLPKKLCIIGGGVIGVEIASIFSTFGVEVSIVEMMPKLIPMMDNEVIDVLKQEFKGKGINIYTETTVEKIVENNKAYRIDLSNGKTIDSDEILVAIGRKPNNELFKNINIRTDKKGYIEVDNKLKTNIENIYAIGDITNKLQLAHVASHQGIVAVENMFGEEKEMKYDIVPNCIFTDPEIASVGITEEEAKNRKLPYKAFKFPFMALGKAVASDDTRGFIKIIADERWGEIIGAHIIGPDAAHLIAEVVAVMELEGTVYELADTIHAHPTLSEGIMEASAGILDKVIHI, from the coding sequence ATGGGACAATTTATGATAATGCCTAAGCTGGACATGTCTATGGAAGAAGGAAAACTATTAAAATGGATGTGTAAAGAAGGGGATAGGATAGAAAAGGGTGATCCGGTTTTTGAAGTAGAGACTGGAAAGGTAAATCTAGAAGTAGAGGCTATAGTTGAAGGAAGCATTTTAAAGATATATAGAAATGAGGGTGAAGTAGTAGATGTAAATGATCCTATTGCCTTTATAGGACAGGAAGGAGAAGAAATACCTCCTTTGGACAATAATGCAGAGAATGAAGTCCATAAGGAAGAGCCTAAAGACATTGAAGAAAATAGAATAAATGAAGAAGCTTCATCAAACCAATATGATTTATGTGTTATTGGAGCAGGGCCTGGGGGATATGTTGCGACAATTAGAGCGGCACAACTAGGGGCAAAGGTAGTTGTGGTTGAGAAGGAAAAGCTTGGGGGAACCTGTCTCAATTGGGGATGTATACCCACCAAGGCATTGGTTTATCATGCCGATGTATGGAATAAGATAAAAAATGCTGAAAACTATGGATTTAGCACAAAGGATTCAAGCTTCGACTGGGGAAAAATTATCAGTAGAAAAGACAAAGCCGTTAGCACCCTAGTCGATGGTGTAAATAAATTGTTTATTAAAAATAAGATAAAGCTTATAAAAGGAACAGCAGAAATTTTAGATAAGAACAAAATAAGAATAAATACTGGGGCAAAAGAAGACATAATTTCTACAAAAAATATTATTATTGCAACGGGCACAGAATCCAGCACAGTTAATATTCCAACACAGGGGAATGTAAAGCTTAAGGATGTTAAGGAGATTTTGGACTTGCAAAGTCTTCCAAAGAAGCTTTGTATAATCGGTGGAGGTGTTATAGGTGTAGAAATAGCAAGTATTTTTTCTACATTTGGAGTAGAGGTTTCCATAGTTGAGATGATGCCAAAGCTTATTCCTATGATGGATAATGAGGTTATAGATGTGCTTAAGCAAGAATTTAAAGGAAAAGGAATCAACATATATACAGAAACTACAGTCGAAAAGATTGTGGAAAACAACAAAGCATATAGGATAGATTTGAGCAATGGAAAGACCATAGACTCGGATGAGATATTAGTAGCAATAGGTAGGAAACCAAATAATGAGCTGTTTAAGAATATAAATATTAGAACAGATAAAAAGGGATATATAGAGGTAGACAATAAACTCAAAACAAATATTGAAAATATTTATGCCATAGGAGATATCACAAATAAGCTTCAACTAGCACATGTGGCATCACATCAAGGAATAGTTGCAGTGGAAAATATGTTTGGAGAAGAAAAGGAAATGAAGTATGATATAGTGCCAAACTGTATTTTTACTGATCCAGAGATTGCCAGTGTTGGAATAACCGAAGAAGAGGCTAAAAATAGGAAACTGCCATATAAGGCATTTAAGTTTCCATTTATGGCATTAGGTAAGGCGGTGGCTTCCGACGATACAAGGGGCTTTATAAAAATCATTGCCGATGAGCGGTGGGGTGAGATAATAGGTGCCCATATAATAGGTCCCGATGCCGCCCATTTGATTGCAGAGGTCGTGGCAGTGATGGAATTAGAGGGTACGGTATATGAACTAGCAGATACCATTCATGCCCATCCCACACTTTCGGAGGGGATCATGGAAGCGTCAGCAGGTATACTTGATAAAGTCATACACATATAG
- a CDS encoding FGGY family carbohydrate kinase has translation MSKYLMGVDIGTTGSKAMIIDTDGNIIGSGYREYPCIYPKLSWVEQSAELVTEKTFEACREAIKNSNISSVNIASVGFSAQRATFGLIDKDNRVIGDRFYVWQDNRAISEIEYIKSKMDAFEMYCIEGQPITPTFSFEKVIWLMNNQPDIYGKTKKIVMVPDYILYRFGAEEFLCEVANAGCSGMVDIENNKWSDKIIDTYGIHKDKLPRLIEAGIVVGKVGKIAAEKTGLKEGTILCSGSGDNQCGALGAGVVKEGNASMSLGTSGVLVVGANKPRFLEDMGLMVGKALSPGLFELEGIQLGAASSYRWIRDVLCTNEQIFANEIDSNTYDLMEKHIEKSPIGANGVIFMPYLIGAGYPYWNTNAKGMFSGLTFSNTKSDLVRAVMEGITLESKDMYEKIKSSGVQINKLSIIGGATKSKLWRQMIADMFDVTVKRLKVSDSTIIGAAILAGIGVGIFKDVEEGVSKMVHYSDEIEPKQQNVSIYNEIYWQYRNLYKALSQGGVF, from the coding sequence ATGTCTAAGTACTTAATGGGTGTAGATATTGGAACAACCGGTTCAAAGGCTATGATAATAGATACTGATGGAAATATAATAGGAAGTGGCTATAGAGAGTATCCCTGTATTTATCCAAAACTGAGCTGGGTTGAACAAAGTGCAGAGCTAGTCACTGAAAAAACCTTTGAAGCATGTAGAGAAGCCATAAAAAACTCTAATATTTCCTCAGTAAATATTGCATCGGTAGGTTTTTCTGCTCAGAGAGCCACCTTTGGGTTGATAGATAAAGACAATAGGGTTATAGGTGATCGCTTTTATGTTTGGCAGGATAATCGTGCCATATCAGAAATCGAGTATATTAAATCAAAAATGGATGCATTTGAAATGTACTGTATTGAAGGTCAGCCCATTACACCTACATTTTCCTTTGAGAAGGTAATTTGGCTAATGAATAATCAACCTGATATATATGGGAAAACAAAGAAAATTGTCATGGTACCTGATTATATCCTATATAGGTTTGGAGCAGAGGAGTTTCTGTGTGAGGTTGCAAATGCTGGATGTAGTGGCATGGTAGATATAGAAAACAATAAATGGTCAGATAAGATTATAGATACATATGGAATCCATAAAGATAAGCTTCCGAGGCTTATAGAAGCAGGTATCGTTGTAGGTAAGGTTGGAAAAATAGCAGCTGAAAAAACAGGCTTAAAGGAAGGTACTATACTATGTAGTGGATCAGGAGATAATCAATGTGGTGCATTAGGTGCAGGGGTAGTCAAGGAAGGAAATGCTAGTATGTCCTTAGGAACATCTGGGGTATTAGTTGTTGGAGCAAACAAGCCTAGATTTCTTGAGGATATGGGACTTATGGTGGGAAAAGCACTTTCACCAGGGCTCTTTGAATTAGAAGGAATTCAACTAGGGGCAGCAAGTAGTTATCGTTGGATTAGGGATGTACTTTGTACAAATGAACAAATATTTGCCAATGAGATAGATTCTAATACCTACGATTTGATGGAAAAGCACATTGAAAAAAGTCCTATAGGTGCCAATGGAGTAATATTTATGCCATATTTAATTGGGGCTGGATATCCTTATTGGAATACCAATGCAAAGGGAATGTTTTCTGGATTAACTTTTTCAAATACCAAGAGTGATTTAGTTAGGGCTGTAATGGAAGGTATAACTTTAGAAAGTAAGGATATGTATGAAAAAATAAAAAGCTCGGGTGTTCAGATAAATAAACTAAGTATAATTGGTGGGGCCACAAAATCAAAGTTATGGAGACAAATGATTGCTGATATGTTTGATGTTACTGTAAAAAGACTTAAAGTGTCGGATTCGACTATAATAGGAGCTGCCATTTTAGCTGGAATCGGTGTAGGTATATTTAAAGATGTTGAAGAAGGAGTATCCAAAATGGTTCACTATAGTGACGAAATAGAGCCAAAACAACAAAATGTTAGTATCTATAACGAAATTTATTGGCAATATAGAAATCTTTATAAGGCATTAAGTCAAGGTGGCGTTTTTTAG
- a CDS encoding alpha-ketoacid dehydrogenase subunit beta, with product MRKITYLQAIAEAMKEEMYKDDKVFIMGEDIGIYGGCFGVTRGFYDEFGPERILETPISEQGFIGAGIGAALLGERPIVEIMFSDFIALGADQLANHAAKMRFMTGGQVKIPLVVRTPAGSGTGAAAQHSQSLEAWFAHIPGLKVVMPATPYDAKGLLKAAIREDNPVVFFENKLLYRTKGDVPEEEYVLPIGKADVKRTGEDLTIVTYSRMLQRALDAAEKLEQKGISVEVVDLRTIAPLDTETILESVKKTHRLMIVHEACKTGGIGGEIAGRIAESDAFYYLDAKIVRLCGADVPIPYNPELEKQVVPSEEEIIEQALKLVK from the coding sequence GTGCGTAAGATCACATATCTACAGGCTATTGCCGAGGCAATGAAGGAAGAAATGTATAAAGATGATAAGGTATTCATAATGGGTGAGGATATAGGTATATACGGAGGATGCTTCGGTGTAACAAGGGGCTTTTACGATGAATTTGGACCGGAAAGAATATTAGAGACTCCTATTTCAGAGCAGGGCTTTATAGGAGCGGGAATCGGAGCCGCACTCTTAGGCGAGAGACCTATTGTAGAGATAATGTTTTCCGATTTTATAGCCCTAGGAGCGGATCAGCTTGCTAATCACGCTGCTAAAATGCGATTTATGACAGGGGGGCAGGTTAAAATTCCTCTTGTGGTTAGGACGCCTGCAGGTTCGGGGACTGGAGCTGCTGCCCAGCATTCCCAAAGCTTAGAGGCATGGTTCGCTCATATACCTGGGTTAAAGGTAGTTATGCCTGCAACTCCATATGATGCCAAGGGGCTGTTAAAGGCCGCAATAAGAGAGGATAATCCCGTTGTTTTCTTTGAAAATAAATTATTGTATAGAACCAAGGGAGATGTGCCCGAGGAAGAATATGTTTTACCAATAGGCAAAGCCGATGTCAAAAGGACAGGTGAGGACTTAACCATAGTTACATACTCCAGAATGCTTCAAAGAGCTTTAGATGCAGCTGAAAAACTAGAGCAGAAAGGTATTTCTGTAGAGGTAGTGGATTTAAGAACTATAGCACCTTTGGATACTGAGACTATTTTAGAGTCTGTAAAAAAGACACATAGACTTATGATAGTCCATGAAGCATGCAAAACGGGTGGAATCGGTGGAGAAATAGCCGGAAGAATTGCTGAAAGTGATGCATTTTATTATCTTGATGCAAAAATAGTTAGACTATGTGGAGCCGATGTACCTATTCCATATAATCCAGAACTTGAAAAACAGGTGGTTCCAAGTGAAGAAGAGATAATAGAGCAGGCATTAAAACTAGTAAAGTAG
- a CDS encoding PTS sugar transporter subunit IIA yields the protein MTKNKLLDEKVMNINIKAENVDEALDSLSSLLQKEGYVKTSYINAIKEREKMFATGLPSEGVGVAIPHASIEHVNSPIIAVGILDKPVSFRMMGNHDEIIQVEIMFMLALNEHHAQIEMLQSLISLIQDKDLLLRIKNCESTKELISVLENQLKEEIA from the coding sequence ATGACAAAAAATAAATTGTTAGATGAAAAAGTAATGAATATTAATATCAAAGCTGAAAATGTTGATGAAGCTTTAGATTCCCTTTCGAGCCTACTTCAAAAAGAAGGATATGTTAAGACATCATATATTAATGCTATAAAGGAAAGAGAAAAAATGTTTGCTACAGGATTACCCTCGGAGGGTGTAGGAGTAGCTATTCCCCATGCAAGCATTGAACATGTAAATAGTCCAATTATAGCTGTTGGTATATTAGATAAGCCTGTTTCCTTTAGAATGATGGGTAATCATGATGAGATTATCCAAGTAGAAATAATGTTTATGCTGGCTTTAAATGAGCATCATGCTCAGATTGAAATGCTTCAAAGTTTAATAAGCTTAATTCAAGATAAAGACCTATTATTACGAATTAAAAACTGTGAATCAACAAAGGAATTAATATCAGTATTAGAAAATCAACTTAAAGAGGAAATTGCATAA
- a CDS encoding thiamine pyrophosphate-dependent dehydrogenase E1 component subunit alpha, with protein MKKYSVEKEVQIKLLNDMLLTRSFEEKVNEMFMQGQIHGTTHLCIGQEAVSSGVSNALRDNDWIQPTHRGHGHCISKSGNLNGIMAELFGKKDGHCKGVGGSMHIADISAHNMGTSGIVGGTFPISVGIGLALKRQKKDSIIACVFGDGANNEGTFHEALNLASIWKLPILYVCENNMYGMSVPIDYSMPVKNVADRGVSYNIPSKIIDGNNVLEVYEAVCEIAQHMREGNGPFLLECKTYRWLGHSKSDQRKYRTREEEKEWKDKCPIKFMKNYMIENGVITEDEFNGMKDKANDDIERAKEFAQSSSRSTLEEISELIYA; from the coding sequence GTGAAAAAGTATTCAGTTGAAAAAGAAGTCCAAATCAAGCTTTTAAATGACATGCTTCTAACAAGGAGCTTTGAGGAAAAGGTAAATGAGATGTTTATGCAAGGGCAAATCCATGGAACAACCCATCTATGTATAGGTCAAGAAGCCGTATCATCGGGAGTATCAAATGCACTTAGAGATAATGATTGGATACAACCGACCCATAGAGGGCATGGCCATTGTATATCTAAGAGTGGAAATCTAAATGGAATCATGGCAGAGCTATTTGGCAAAAAAGATGGACATTGTAAGGGCGTTGGGGGGTCAATGCATATTGCCGATATATCAGCCCACAACATGGGAACATCGGGAATAGTTGGAGGAACATTTCCAATCTCCGTGGGAATTGGTTTAGCATTGAAAAGACAAAAAAAGGATTCAATTATAGCCTGTGTATTTGGGGATGGAGCAAATAATGAAGGCACATTTCATGAGGCTTTAAACCTTGCTAGCATTTGGAAGCTTCCAATACTATATGTTTGTGAAAATAACATGTATGGCATGTCTGTGCCAATTGACTATTCAATGCCAGTGAAAAATGTTGCGGATAGGGGAGTATCCTATAATATACCTAGTAAAATAATTGATGGGAATAATGTACTAGAAGTATATGAAGCTGTATGTGAAATTGCCCAGCATATGAGAGAGGGTAATGGACCATTTTTACTTGAGTGTAAAACCTATCGCTGGCTGGGACATTCAAAGAGTGATCAAAGAAAGTATAGAACCAGGGAAGAAGAAAAGGAATGGAAGGATAAATGCCCTATCAAGTTCATGAAGAATTATATGATAGAAAATGGTGTTATAACAGAGGATGAATTTAATGGAATGAAGGATAAAGCAAATGACGACATTGAGAGGGCTAAAGAATTTGCTCAAAGTAGTTCCAGATCTACATTAGAAGAAATTTCAGAGTTAATATATGCGTAA
- a CDS encoding PTS galactitol transporter subunit IIC (with GatAB forms a phosphoenolpyruvate-dependent sugar phosphotransferase transporter for galactitol; subunit IIC forms the translocation channel and contains the substrate binding site) has translation MIETLLSGLQRLVDLGPTVMMPIILTILGVILGVKFGKALRAGLTVGVAFIGLNLVIGLLGGNLGPAVQEMVNNFGLSLNVIDVGWPAAAAIAFASKIGAVVIPLCLAVNIIMIITKTTQTVNIDVWNFWHYAFTGALVSFATDSFVFGMIAAALQAAITLVLADWTAKGVEEYCGLPGVSIPHGFTASFVPIALVVNKILDKIPGINKINMDAVAIQKKFGVFGEPILVGTVLGGAIGALAGYNIKGFLTLGVTMGAALVLIPKMSGLLMEGLIPISDGAAEFIDKHFKSNYKMYIGLDSAVGVGHPTTLAVSLILVPLAVFIAVILPGNQFLPFADLAVFPFVFVLIVPITKGDLFRTLIIGIVIVMIGLWISTDLAPLLTQAAIDASFDIPEGATMISSIADGACPASWLFVKTMEFKVIGGIAMTALAVVMAVINRKRIIKEANEPQDTTA, from the coding sequence ATGATAGAAACTTTATTATCTGGACTTCAAAGACTCGTTGATTTAGGACCTACAGTTATGATGCCTATTATTTTAACTATACTTGGTGTTATACTTGGTGTTAAATTTGGTAAAGCTTTAAGAGCAGGCTTAACTGTTGGCGTTGCATTTATAGGACTTAATCTTGTTATAGGATTATTAGGTGGTAATCTAGGACCAGCGGTTCAAGAAATGGTTAATAATTTTGGACTAAGCTTGAATGTAATAGATGTTGGGTGGCCTGCTGCAGCTGCTATAGCATTTGCTTCCAAAATAGGAGCTGTAGTAATTCCTTTATGTCTTGCTGTTAATATAATTATGATAATTACAAAAACTACACAAACCGTTAATATTGATGTTTGGAATTTCTGGCATTATGCGTTTACTGGTGCATTAGTTAGCTTTGCGACAGACAGTTTTGTATTTGGAATGATAGCAGCAGCACTTCAGGCCGCTATTACATTAGTGTTGGCCGATTGGACTGCAAAGGGAGTTGAAGAGTATTGTGGGCTTCCTGGTGTATCAATTCCCCATGGATTTACCGCATCCTTTGTTCCCATTGCATTAGTAGTAAATAAGATATTAGATAAGATACCTGGAATCAATAAGATAAATATGGATGCAGTGGCCATTCAGAAAAAGTTTGGCGTATTTGGAGAACCTATACTTGTAGGAACTGTATTAGGTGGAGCTATAGGTGCCCTTGCAGGATATAATATAAAGGGCTTTTTAACACTAGGGGTTACAATGGGTGCTGCCCTTGTACTTATACCTAAAATGTCAGGATTGTTAATGGAAGGACTTATTCCGATTTCTGATGGGGCAGCAGAATTTATTGATAAGCACTTTAAATCAAATTATAAAATGTATATTGGTTTGGATTCTGCCGTTGGAGTTGGACATCCTACAACATTAGCGGTTTCATTGATACTAGTACCATTAGCAGTATTCATAGCAGTTATTTTACCTGGAAATCAATTTTTACCATTTGCTGATCTAGCTGTATTTCCATTTGTTTTCGTTTTAATAGTTCCCATAACAAAAGGGGATTTATTTAGAACCCTAATCATAGGTATAGTAATTGTTATGATAGGATTATGGATTTCAACAGATTTAGCTCCATTATTAACTCAAGCGGCAATAGATGCAAGCTTTGATATCCCAGAAGGGGCAACAATGATATCAAGTATAGCAGATGGTGCTTGCCCAGCAAGCTGGCTGTTTGTTAAAACAATGGAATTTAAAGTTATAGGTGGTATTGCTATGACAGCCTTAGCAGTAGTTATGGCAGTAATCAATAGAAAACGTATTATAAAAGAAGCTAATGAACCTCAAGATACAACAGCATAA
- a CDS encoding cold shock domain-containing protein has protein sequence MKTGIVKLYSIVKGEGIISGDDKKEYKVKLADIKGTGMRKLAQGQKVQFEVKESPKGAKAVEVEVV, from the coding sequence ATGAAAACTGGAATTGTAAAACTTTACAGTATTGTGAAGGGTGAAGGAATCATATCTGGAGATGATAAAAAGGAATACAAAGTTAAGCTTGCAGACATTAAAGGAACAGGAATGAGAAAGCTTGCACAGGGACAGAAGGTACAGTTTGAAGTGAAGGAAAGTCCGAAGGGAGCAAAAGCTGTTGAGGTCGAAGTTGTTTAA
- a CDS encoding 2-oxo acid dehydrogenase subunit E2 yields the protein MNKEIVLATPYARKLADDLNIDISLIPGTGELGSVFSRDVLGFKGTAKITPVAKRMADYYKLNINDLENNEKKITKKDILELLDQRNSTSVVENRIDDEVLSEAKASPMRKMIAKRMLESMATAPQYTLFSEIDTTNLFDLIKSSNSMFTKLNGQKLTITDFLVKIVALALEKHPVINSSYANDHITYHESIHMGVAVALDDGLIVPVIKDANKISIGDIHSVGKDLYKRAREGKILGHECAGSTFSISNMGMYPIDFATPIINQPESGILAVGQTQEKPVVIDGEITIRKMTAFSLTLDHRHIDGIEGCKFLKTLKELLQEPLCILL from the coding sequence ATGAATAAGGAGATCGTACTTGCTACTCCCTACGCAAGAAAACTTGCTGATGACTTAAACATAGATATTTCTTTGATTCCTGGAACGGGAGAGCTGGGAAGTGTTTTCTCAAGGGATGTATTGGGCTTTAAAGGAACAGCAAAAATTACTCCCGTTGCCAAGCGGATGGCAGATTATTATAAATTGAATATTAATGATTTAGAAAATAATGAAAAGAAAATCACAAAGAAGGATATTTTGGAATTATTAGATCAAAGAAATTCAACCTCAGTAGTAGAGAATAGGATAGATGATGAAGTTTTATCAGAAGCTAAGGCATCGCCCATGAGAAAGATGATTGCTAAAAGAATGCTGGAAAGCATGGCGACTGCTCCTCAATATACATTGTTTAGTGAGATAGATACAACTAATCTGTTTGATTTGATAAAAAGTTCAAATTCAATGTTTACTAAGCTAAACGGACAAAAGCTGACTATTACAGATTTTCTAGTTAAGATAGTAGCTTTAGCACTTGAAAAACATCCAGTAATAAATTCATCCTATGCTAATGACCATATAACATATCATGAGTCAATTCATATGGGTGTAGCTGTGGCCCTAGATGATGGTCTTATAGTACCTGTTATAAAGGATGCCAATAAAATCTCAATAGGGGATATACATAGTGTAGGAAAGGATCTTTATAAAAGGGCAAGGGAAGGGAAAATACTAGGCCATGAGTGTGCTGGAAGTACCTTTTCAATTAGCAATATGGGTATGTATCCAATAGACTTTGCTACACCAATTATTAATCAACCGGAGAGTGGTATTTTAGCTGTTGGACAAACTCAAGAAAAACCCGTTGTAATAGATGGGGAGATAACCATTAGAAAAATGACTGCATTTAGTTTGACCTTAGATCATAGGCACATAGATGGAATTGAAGGATGTAAATTTTTGAAAACCCTTAAGGAGTTATTACAAGAGCCACTTTGTATTTTATTATAG